A window of Actinomycetota bacterium genomic DNA:
TTCAGGCTCAAGTCAGATTTTTGCAGCTGGATGACCCTGTGCTTGATGCGATCATCGCTCATCATTTGGAGGACGTCGCCTTTCGAAGGTTTCGCAAGATCAGTCGAGCGCTCCGGGTAACCGAGGATCAGGTCCGCGATCGCGTCCAAGCTTTGAAGAAACTCAATCCAAGGCCCGCTGGCGAGTTTTCTCCGGGACCGAGCCCCGGCTTCGTTGTTCCGGATGTGGTCGTTCGTCGCTTTGACGATCAGTGGCTTGTGTTGTCGAACAACGAGTCGGTGCCTTCTCTCAGGGTCTCGTCCCGCTATCGCAGTCTGCTCCGTGCTGGATCTAGCGCGGATGAGGAGACCAGGCGATACCTGAAGGACAAGATTCGATCGGCGGAAACCTTCATACGCAATCTTGACCGCAGAAAGAGCACAGTAGGACGGATCGCTGAGGTTGTCGTCGAGGTCCAAAACGATTTCTTTGAGAACGGCAAGGGGCCCCTAAAGCCCCTCAAGCTCGAAGATGTGGCGCTCGAGCTCGGAGTGCATCTTTCGACTGTTAGCAGGGGAGCAACAGGCAAGTACATGATGACTCCGTACGGCCTTTTCGAGATCAAATACTTCTTTTCCGGGGGATACCGAACGAACACGGGAATGGACGTGGCCTCGACATCAATCAAGCAGCGGATCCGTCAGATCATCGCCGATGAGGACCGCGCTAGACCGTACTCTGACCAGAAACTTGTCGAGTTGCTCGGTTCAGAGGGCATCACTGTTGCCCGAAGGACCGTCGCGAAGTACCGAGAAGAGCTGAGGATCGATCCATCGTGGGCTCGGAAGAACCAGTGAGCAACGCTACGCCTAGAGAGCAGGGCTCCCCAAATGACGGCCGTGCTCATGGCGTGCCGGGCCGAGCAGCCTTCATC
This region includes:
- the rpoN gene encoding RNA polymerase factor sigma-54, producing MLAMPAVELQNLISAELVENPTLEVEEPESPFDDRDSDTEAPPTEEDRAWEEWLDSYEEIDSTEVPRLRDPDAEIASIETYVGSTETFSEYLLGQLGLMTLEDEVRRACEVVVGLLDSDGYFTGDSDEVAAIAGVDEPIARQAIAHVQQLDPPGVGASSLIEALQAQVRFLQLDDPVLDAIIAHHLEDVAFRRFRKISRALRVTEDQVRDRVQALKKLNPRPAGEFSPGPSPGFVVPDVVVRRFDDQWLVLSNNESVPSLRVSSRYRSLLRAGSSADEETRRYLKDKIRSAETFIRNLDRRKSTVGRIAEVVVEVQNDFFENGKGPLKPLKLEDVALELGVHLSTVSRGATGKYMMTPYGLFEIKYFFSGGYRTNTGMDVASTSIKQRIRQIIADEDRARPYSDQKLVELLGSEGITVARRTVAKYREELRIDPSWARKNQ